A window from Pseudomonas alloputida encodes these proteins:
- the fahA gene encoding fumarylacetoacetase, producing MNHSANARSWVEHANGHSDFPLQNLPLGIFSRPGEARRCGVAIGDAILDLEAVLAAGLFDGAAKAAVEATRGGALNAFFAMGRNARVALRERLQVLLGEHSEHQAALKPALLPASDCQLHVPAQIGDYTDFYVGIEHAKNVGKLFRPDNPLLPNYKYVPIGYHGRASTIRPSGTDVRRPKGQTLPAGHTEPSFGPCARLDYELELGIWIGQGNDMGQAIPVGDAAEHVAGLCLLNDWSARDIQAWEYQPLGPFLSKSFITTISPWVVTAEALEPFRCAQPARPEGDPQPLSYLLDKRDQASGAFDIELEVLLLTERMREQGIAPHRLTLSNTRSMYWTVAQLVAHHSVNGCQLQPGDLFGSGTLSGATPGSFGSLLEITEGGKLPVELASGEVRKFLEDGDEIILRARCTRDGVASIGFGECRGTVIAAN from the coding sequence ATGAACCACTCTGCCAATGCCCGTAGCTGGGTCGAGCACGCCAACGGGCACAGCGACTTCCCCCTGCAGAACCTGCCATTGGGCATCTTCAGCCGGCCGGGTGAAGCCAGGCGCTGTGGCGTGGCCATCGGCGACGCGATCCTCGACCTGGAGGCGGTGCTGGCCGCCGGGCTGTTCGACGGGGCGGCCAAGGCCGCAGTTGAAGCCACCCGCGGCGGGGCTCTGAACGCATTCTTCGCTATGGGCCGCAACGCCCGCGTAGCCCTGCGTGAGCGTTTGCAGGTGCTGCTGGGCGAGCACAGCGAACACCAGGCAGCCCTGAAGCCGGCGCTGCTCCCGGCCAGCGACTGCCAGCTGCACGTGCCAGCGCAGATCGGTGACTACACCGATTTCTACGTTGGTATCGAGCATGCGAAGAACGTGGGCAAACTGTTCCGCCCCGACAACCCACTGCTGCCCAACTACAAGTACGTGCCGATCGGTTATCACGGCCGCGCCTCCACCATCCGCCCGTCCGGCACCGACGTGCGTCGGCCCAAGGGCCAGACCCTGCCGGCGGGGCACACCGAGCCGAGCTTCGGCCCTTGCGCTCGTCTGGACTACGAACTGGAACTGGGTATCTGGATTGGCCAGGGCAATGACATGGGCCAGGCAATTCCGGTAGGCGATGCCGCCGAGCACGTAGCCGGCCTGTGCCTGCTCAACGATTGGTCGGCGCGCGATATCCAGGCCTGGGAATACCAGCCACTGGGGCCGTTCCTGTCCAAGAGCTTCATCACCACCATTTCGCCCTGGGTGGTCACCGCCGAAGCGTTGGAGCCGTTCCGCTGTGCCCAGCCGGCTCGTCCCGAAGGTGACCCGCAGCCGCTTTCGTACCTGCTGGACAAGCGCGACCAGGCCAGCGGTGCATTCGATATCGAACTCGAAGTGCTGCTGCTGACCGAGCGCATGCGTGAGCAGGGCATTGCCCCGCACCGCCTGACCCTGAGCAACACCCGCAGCATGTACTGGACCGTGGCGCAGCTGGTGGCGCACCACAGTGTCAACGGCTGCCAGCTGCAGCCAGGTGACCTGTTCGGGTCGGGCACGCTGTCGGGCGCCACGCCGGGATCGTTCGGTAGCCTGCTGGAGATCACCGAAGGCGGCAAACTGCCGGTCGAGCTGGCCAGCGGCGAGGTGCGCAAATTCCTCGAAGACGGCGACGAAATCATCCTGCGTGCCCGCTGCACACGTGACGGCGTGGCCAGCATCGGTTTCGGTGAGTGCCGCGGCACGGTCATCGCAGCCAACTGA
- a CDS encoding SirB1 family protein, with amino-acid sequence MKPRQACLACLEREPVDLLEAALWIAAEHDPGVEPAASLAALHDLQREISANLPMLPLCELAQPLLRQLNALGFQQDEYHPLRPHAAMMDKVLQRRRGQPLTLAILALELARRLSIPLEGVGFPGHFLLRVPGADHLLDPCGGRRLYPSDCRELLARQFGPHLALTAEHLRSASPLQMLQRLSRNLRQLHISNDNHLAALIDSERIMQLGPVQVSDYMTRASLYHHLDCPQAERFDLEHALLLTEDPVQRLKLSERIGKLPAANRSLH; translated from the coding sequence ATGAAGCCACGTCAAGCCTGCCTGGCCTGCCTGGAACGCGAGCCTGTCGACCTGCTGGAAGCCGCACTGTGGATTGCTGCCGAGCACGACCCTGGTGTCGAGCCCGCTGCCAGCCTTGCTGCGCTGCACGACCTGCAGCGCGAGATAAGCGCCAACCTGCCGATGCTTCCACTATGCGAACTGGCCCAGCCACTGCTGCGCCAGCTGAATGCGCTGGGCTTTCAGCAGGATGAATATCACCCCTTGCGCCCCCATGCGGCGATGATGGACAAGGTACTGCAGCGCCGCCGCGGCCAACCACTGACCCTGGCCATCCTCGCTTTGGAACTGGCCAGGCGGCTGTCCATACCGCTGGAGGGTGTGGGCTTCCCTGGCCATTTCCTGCTGCGCGTACCGGGTGCCGACCACCTGCTCGATCCCTGCGGCGGCCGGCGCCTGTATCCCAGCGACTGCCGCGAATTGCTGGCGCGCCAGTTCGGCCCGCACCTGGCGCTGACAGCCGAGCACCTGCGCAGCGCCAGCCCGCTGCAGATGCTGCAACGCCTGTCACGCAACCTGCGCCAACTGCACATCAGTAACGACAACCACCTGGCGGCATTGATCGATTCAGAGCGGATCATGCAGTTGGGCCCGGTGCAGGTGAGCGACTACATGACTCGCGCCTCTCTCTACCATCATCTGGATTGCCCGCAGGCCGAGCGCTTCGACCTGGAGCATGCATTGCTGCTGACGGAAGACCCGGTCCAGCGCCTGAAGCTGTCCGAGCGAATCGGCAAGCTTCCGGCGGCGAACCGTTCACTTCACTGA
- a CDS encoding phosphate-starvation-inducible protein PsiE gives MNIKWAEKLRKGLHGSADSLGNLCVEAFHYLALFGIGAITAYAAVVTFLDMLGKGGISVDDILLLFIYLELGAMVGIYFKTNHMPIRFLLYVAITALTRLLIGDVSHHKAPDEGLLYLCGGILLLAFSILVVRYASYRYPSTKVLDANGKAVEEGK, from the coding sequence GTGAACATCAAATGGGCAGAAAAACTGCGCAAGGGCCTGCACGGCTCGGCCGACTCGCTGGGCAACCTGTGCGTCGAGGCGTTCCATTACCTGGCGCTGTTCGGCATTGGCGCCATCACCGCCTACGCGGCGGTGGTGACGTTCCTGGACATGCTGGGCAAGGGCGGGATCAGTGTCGATGACATCCTGCTGTTGTTCATCTACCTGGAGCTGGGGGCGATGGTGGGGATCTACTTCAAGACCAACCACATGCCGATCCGCTTCCTGCTGTACGTGGCAATCACCGCGCTCACTCGCCTGCTGATCGGCGATGTTTCGCACCACAAGGCACCCGATGAAGGGCTGCTGTACCTGTGCGGCGGCATCCTGTTGCTGGCGTTCTCGATCCTGGTGGTGCGCTACGCTTCGTACCGCTACCCCTCGACCAAGGTGCTGGACGCCAACGGCAAGGCAGTGGAGGAGGGCAAGTAG
- the maiA gene encoding maleylacetoacetate isomerase — MELYTYYRSTSSYRVRIALALKGLAYQSLPVNLLQGEQRGEGYVAVNPQGRVPALRTDGGEVLVQSPAIIEYLEEVYPQPALLPATAEARARVRGVAAIIGCDIHPLHNVSVLNRLRQAGQDEGQVNQWIGHWISQGLAAVEQLIGDHGFCFGDTPGLADVYLIPQLYAAERFNIDLDSFPRILRVAALAAAHPAFAKAHPAQQPDSPAQ, encoded by the coding sequence ATGGAGCTGTACACCTATTACCGTTCCACCTCGTCCTACCGGGTGCGCATTGCCCTGGCACTGAAGGGGCTGGCTTACCAGTCCCTGCCGGTCAACCTGCTGCAGGGTGAGCAGCGTGGCGAGGGCTATGTAGCCGTCAACCCGCAGGGCCGCGTACCGGCCTTGCGCACCGACGGTGGTGAGGTGCTGGTGCAGTCGCCGGCGATCATCGAGTACCTGGAAGAGGTTTATCCACAGCCTGCGTTGCTGCCGGCCACCGCCGAGGCACGGGCCAGGGTTCGGGGGGTGGCGGCCATCATTGGTTGCGACATTCATCCGCTGCACAACGTCAGTGTGCTCAACCGGCTGCGCCAGGCCGGTCAGGATGAGGGGCAGGTCAACCAGTGGATCGGCCACTGGATCAGCCAAGGGCTCGCGGCAGTGGAGCAACTGATTGGCGATCACGGTTTCTGCTTTGGCGACACGCCTGGGCTGGCGGATGTGTACCTGATCCCGCAGTTGTACGCGGCCGAACGCTTCAACATCGACCTCGACAGCTTCCCGCGCATCCTGCGGGTTGCCGCACTGGCGGCCGCGCACCCGGCGTTCGCCAAGGCCCATCCCGCCCAGCAGCCGGACAGCCCGGCTCAGTGA
- a CDS encoding IclR family transcriptional regulator, whose translation MAKASSPTDTGKQKVRSAEVGTDILKALAELSPSTSLSRLAEHVQMPASKVHRYLQALIASGFAEQDAATNHYGLGREALRVGLAALGSIDVLKVAAMPLSQLRDELNESCFIAVWGNQGATVVSIEPAVRAVTVVTQIGSVLPLLSSSTGLVFAAYLPERETQELRDRELAALQQTASDYHTLLAGIREKGLHHVHGLLMPGVDALSAPVFNAMGQIAAVMTVVGPTSIFHADEHGPAAQSLLTAARTVSWRMGYAGNPHCASTSSVSSSTSQSSS comes from the coding sequence ATGGCCAAAGCCAGCTCCCCCACCGACACCGGCAAGCAGAAGGTCCGCTCGGCGGAAGTCGGCACCGACATCCTCAAGGCCCTCGCAGAACTCTCACCCTCGACGTCACTATCACGCCTGGCCGAGCACGTGCAGATGCCTGCGAGCAAAGTGCATCGCTACCTGCAGGCGCTGATTGCCAGTGGTTTTGCCGAACAGGATGCGGCCACCAACCATTACGGGCTGGGGCGCGAGGCATTGCGGGTGGGGCTGGCGGCGCTGGGCAGCATCGATGTGCTGAAGGTGGCGGCGATGCCGTTGTCGCAGTTGCGAGATGAGCTCAACGAAAGCTGCTTCATCGCCGTGTGGGGCAACCAGGGGGCCACGGTGGTAAGCATCGAACCTGCCGTGCGCGCGGTCACCGTGGTGACCCAGATCGGTTCGGTGCTGCCGTTGCTCAGTTCGTCCACCGGGCTGGTATTCGCCGCCTACCTGCCCGAGCGAGAAACCCAGGAGCTGCGCGACAGGGAACTGGCCGCTTTGCAACAAACCGCCAGTGACTATCACACACTGCTGGCCGGCATCCGCGAAAAGGGCCTGCACCATGTGCATGGCCTGCTGATGCCGGGGGTGGATGCGCTGTCGGCGCCGGTATTCAACGCCATGGGGCAGATCGCCGCGGTGATGACCGTGGTCGGGCCGACGTCGATCTTCCATGCCGATGAACATGGGCCGGCGGCGCAGAGCCTGCTCACGGCCGCACGAACCGTGAGCTGGCGCATGGGTTACGCGGGCAACCCACACTGCGCTTCGACGTCTAGCGTTTCCTCCTCGACGAGCCAGAGCAGTTCCTGA
- a CDS encoding alpha/beta fold hydrolase: MPMAEIPLCVWRTRAQSFMFRGQSIRYWTAGQGEPLLLLHGFPTASWDWHYLWGPLSQRFRVIACDMLGFGDSDKPVDHTYSLMEQADLQQALLVHLQVAQPVHLLAHDYGGSVAQELLARHHEQRADIASCVFLNSGLFPESCRMLLIQKLLLSRFGWLVGRSFGRDDLVRNVMQVYGPCTHPSESALDDFWSLIAANRGTRILHKLVGYMPERRLHRERWVGAMQRKGVPLRLINGVVDPLSGAHMLERYRQLVPEPDTVQLLGIGHYPHTEAPVQVLRHYLAFREQPLSFYPPKVAWS; encoded by the coding sequence ATGCCTATGGCCGAGATTCCATTGTGCGTCTGGCGTACCCGGGCACAGAGTTTCATGTTCCGGGGCCAGAGCATCCGCTACTGGACCGCAGGGCAAGGAGAGCCTCTGCTTCTGTTACACGGTTTCCCCACCGCCAGTTGGGACTGGCACTACCTGTGGGGCCCTCTGAGCCAACGTTTCCGGGTGATCGCTTGCGACATGCTCGGCTTTGGTGATTCGGACAAGCCCGTCGATCACACTTACAGCCTGATGGAGCAGGCAGACCTGCAGCAGGCATTGCTTGTCCATCTGCAGGTCGCGCAGCCCGTGCACCTGCTGGCCCACGACTACGGCGGCAGCGTGGCTCAGGAACTGCTGGCGCGACACCATGAGCAGCGTGCCGACATCGCCAGTTGCGTGTTTCTCAACAGCGGGCTGTTCCCCGAAAGCTGCCGCATGCTACTGATCCAGAAGCTGCTGCTCAGCCGCTTTGGCTGGCTGGTCGGGCGCTCGTTCGGGCGTGACGACCTGGTGCGTAATGTGATGCAGGTGTACGGCCCCTGCACCCATCCCAGTGAAAGCGCGCTGGATGATTTCTGGAGCCTGATCGCTGCCAACCGGGGCACGCGCATCCTGCACAAGCTGGTGGGCTACATGCCGGAGCGCAGGTTGCACCGCGAACGCTGGGTCGGGGCGATGCAACGTAAAGGCGTGCCGCTGCGCTTGATCAATGGCGTGGTCGACCCGCTTTCCGGCGCGCACATGCTTGAGCGCTACCGGCAACTGGTGCCGGAGCCGGACACCGTGCAGTTACTGGGCATTGGCCATTACCCGCATACTGAGGCGCCGGTGCAGGTGCTGCGCCACTACCTGGCCTTTCGTGAGCAGCCGCTGAGCTTCTACCCGCCGAAAGTGGCGTGGTCATGA
- a CDS encoding PAS sensor domain-containing protein, protein MINAQLLQSMVDASNDGIVVAEKEGDDTILIYVNAAFEYLTGYSRDEILYQDCRFLQGDDRDQLGRARIRKAMAEGRPCREVLRNYRKDGSAFWNELSITPVKSDFDQRTYFIGIQKDVSRQVELERELAELRARPKPDERA, encoded by the coding sequence ATGATCAACGCGCAATTGCTGCAATCGATGGTCGATGCGTCCAATGACGGCATCGTGGTTGCCGAAAAGGAAGGCGACGACACCATCCTGATCTACGTGAACGCCGCTTTCGAATACCTCACTGGCTACAGCCGTGACGAGATTCTCTACCAGGATTGCCGGTTCCTGCAGGGTGACGACCGTGACCAGCTTGGCCGCGCACGCATCCGCAAGGCCATGGCCGAAGGCCGCCCATGCCGCGAAGTGCTGCGCAACTATCGCAAGGACGGCAGCGCCTTCTGGAACGAGCTGTCGATCACGCCGGTGAAGAGCGACTTCGACCAGCGCACCTACTTCATCGGCATCCAGAAGGACGTCAGCCGCCAGGTCGAACTGGAACGGGAGCTGGCAGAACTGCGCGCTCGTCCGAAACCCGACGAACGCGCCTGA
- a CDS encoding LysR family transcriptional regulator: MEFKQLRSFIEVVHRGGFTQAAQTLHISQSAVSKQVAQLEQDVGQPLLERQASHLHLTAAGRIVLERGEALLRQRQALLNELDDLSQMERGELRLGLPMLGSDTLFAGLFAEYRRRHPNIAIQLLEGGSRSVEQAVRSGELELGGCLTPTDEAFDYQPFCNEPLDALLPAGHALAGLDAVGLGQLADTPFLLYQRSFVLNDRLLKACQQQGFTPKEGGRSGQADFLAALVAAGQGVVMLPRVVAKVLERPGVVRVPLHAQEDLRWDIAFIWRRGAYLSRAAQAWLALLREPHG; this comes from the coding sequence ATGGAATTCAAACAACTGCGCAGCTTCATCGAAGTGGTGCACCGCGGCGGTTTTACCCAGGCGGCACAGACCCTGCACATCAGCCAGTCGGCCGTGAGCAAGCAGGTGGCCCAGCTTGAGCAAGATGTGGGCCAGCCGCTGCTGGAGCGCCAGGCGTCACACCTGCACTTGACCGCTGCCGGGCGCATCGTGCTGGAGCGTGGCGAAGCCCTGCTGCGCCAGCGCCAGGCGCTGCTCAACGAGCTGGACGATCTCAGCCAGATGGAGCGTGGCGAACTACGCCTGGGCTTGCCGATGCTTGGCAGCGACACGCTGTTCGCCGGCTTGTTCGCCGAGTACCGGCGGCGCCATCCGAACATCGCCATCCAGCTGCTCGAAGGCGGCAGCCGCAGCGTCGAACAGGCCGTCAGAAGTGGCGAACTGGAACTGGGCGGCTGTTTGACGCCCACCGACGAGGCATTCGACTACCAGCCCTTCTGCAACGAACCGCTGGATGCCTTGCTGCCGGCTGGCCATGCTCTGGCGGGCCTGGACGCCGTGGGCCTGGGGCAACTGGCCGATACACCGTTCCTGCTGTACCAGCGCAGTTTCGTGCTCAACGACCGGCTGCTGAAGGCGTGCCAGCAGCAGGGCTTCACCCCCAAGGAAGGCGGGCGCAGCGGCCAGGCGGATTTTTTGGCGGCGCTGGTGGCGGCGGGCCAGGGCGTGGTGATGCTGCCCCGGGTGGTGGCAAAAGTGCTGGAGCGCCCCGGGGTGGTGCGTGTGCCGTTGCATGCGCAGGAGGATTTGCGTTGGGATATCGCGTTTATCTGGCGGCGTGGCGCCTACCTGTCACGAGCGGCGCAGGCGTGGTTGGCCTTGTTGCGCGAGCCCCACGGCTAA
- a CDS encoding LrgB family protein yields the protein MSLEPMPLFWLALTLLAYLGSRWLYRRSQRYLLSPLILVPVLLLAVAVPLHTAYAEYARNTHWLMGVLGPVTVAFAVPIWQQRAMLARHWPALMVGMVAGSSASIASSWGLAHLLALDSATSLSLVPRSITTPFAMPLAHDLGGVPELTAVFVMFTGVLGAMFGGVLLRWLPLRTPLARGALFGVGAHGAGVSRAQEVGREEGSVAGLVMVLTGLLNLFAAPLLALLL from the coding sequence GTGAGCCTTGAACCCATGCCGCTGTTCTGGTTGGCCTTGACCTTGCTGGCTTACCTGGGCAGCCGTTGGTTGTATCGGCGTAGCCAGCGCTACCTGCTGTCGCCGTTGATCCTGGTGCCGGTGTTGCTGCTGGCTGTGGCCGTGCCGCTGCATACGGCCTATGCCGAGTATGCGCGCAACACCCACTGGTTGATGGGCGTGCTCGGCCCGGTGACTGTCGCCTTCGCGGTGCCGATCTGGCAGCAGCGGGCCATGCTGGCGCGTCATTGGCCGGCCCTGATGGTGGGCATGGTCGCCGGCAGCAGTGCCTCGATCGCCAGCTCCTGGGGGCTGGCGCACCTGTTGGCGCTGGACAGCGCAACCAGCCTGTCGCTGGTGCCGCGTTCGATCACCACGCCATTTGCCATGCCCCTGGCCCATGACCTGGGTGGGGTGCCAGAACTGACCGCGGTGTTCGTGATGTTCACCGGCGTGCTCGGTGCCATGTTCGGCGGTGTGCTGTTGCGTTGGTTGCCGCTGCGTACGCCGTTGGCACGGGGGGCGCTGTTCGGTGTTGGCGCGCATGGTGCCGGGGTCAGCCGGGCGCAGGAAGTGGGCCGTGAGGAAGGCTCGGTGGCCGGCCTGGTGATGGTCCTGACCGGGCTGCTTAACCTGTTCGCGGCGCCTTTGTTGGCCTTGCTGCTCTGA
- a CDS encoding CidA/LrgA family protein codes for MKPALLKKALRLLVELAVLCALFLLGGQIASWLGWPIPGGVMGLALLLILFASGVLKPAMLQLGAGWLMAEMLLFFIPALMSLLDYGALIREEGWRILLVIAVSTLIVMIVTAMTVEMVCRWRLRREP; via the coding sequence ATGAAACCTGCATTATTGAAAAAAGCCCTGCGCCTGCTTGTCGAGCTGGCGGTTCTCTGTGCGCTGTTCCTGCTTGGTGGCCAGATTGCCAGTTGGCTGGGCTGGCCGATCCCCGGTGGTGTGATGGGCCTGGCACTGCTGTTGATACTGTTCGCTTCGGGTGTGCTCAAACCGGCCATGCTGCAATTGGGGGCCGGCTGGCTGATGGCTGAGATGCTGCTGTTCTTCATCCCGGCGCTGATGAGCCTGCTCGACTATGGCGCATTGATCCGTGAAGAGGGCTGGCGCATCTTGCTGGTGATCGCCGTGAGCACGCTGATAGTGATGATAGTGACCGCCATGACCGTTGAGATGGTGTGCCGCTGGAGGCTGCGTCGTGAGCCTTGA
- a CDS encoding Leu/Phe/Val dehydrogenase encodes MFALMQSTRTQSLHLFNDPPTGLKAVVAIHSEHLGPAMGGCRYLPYADDESAMTDAIRLAQGMSYKAALAGLPMGGGKAVIMRNPHVENRAALFEAFGRFIDTLHGRFIIAVDSGTSTLDMDCIAHSTPYVTSTTASGDPSPHAAMGVFAGIRATTSFRLGSDDLRGLRVAVQGLGNVGYALAEQLHAVGAELLVSDLDPGRVRLAMEQFDAKPVTNDALISTPCDIFAPCGVGPVLNGQSVMQLRCAAVAGAANNQLTTLQVADQLESRGILYAPDYVINAGGLIYVALTHRGEDQRTITAHLARIPSRLTEVFGHAQAEKRSPARVAQMLAERLLYG; translated from the coding sequence ATGTTCGCGCTGATGCAAAGCACCCGTACCCAGTCACTGCACCTGTTCAATGACCCGCCTACGGGCCTGAAAGCCGTTGTGGCAATCCACAGTGAGCATTTGGGCCCGGCCATGGGGGGGTGCCGCTACCTGCCTTACGCCGATGACGAAAGCGCCATGACCGACGCGATTCGCCTGGCCCAGGGCATGAGCTACAAGGCAGCACTGGCCGGCTTGCCGATGGGGGGTGGCAAGGCGGTAATCATGCGCAACCCGCATGTGGAAAACCGCGCAGCGCTGTTCGAGGCCTTTGGCCGCTTCATCGATACCTTGCATGGGCGCTTCATCATCGCCGTGGACAGTGGCACCTCGACCTTGGACATGGACTGCATTGCCCACAGCACGCCCTACGTGACCAGCACCACTGCATCGGGCGACCCATCGCCACATGCGGCGATGGGGGTGTTCGCGGGCATACGTGCCACAACCTCGTTCCGGCTGGGCAGCGATGACCTGAGAGGCTTGCGGGTAGCGGTCCAGGGGTTGGGCAATGTTGGTTATGCCCTGGCGGAGCAATTGCATGCGGTGGGCGCGGAGCTGCTGGTCAGCGACTTGGACCCGGGGCGGGTGCGGCTGGCGATGGAGCAGTTCGATGCCAAACCGGTGACCAACGATGCGTTGATCAGTACCCCTTGCGATATCTTTGCACCCTGCGGCGTGGGCCCGGTACTGAACGGGCAGAGCGTGATGCAACTGCGTTGTGCGGCAGTGGCGGGGGCGGCCAACAACCAGCTGACTACCTTGCAGGTGGCAGACCAGCTGGAGTCGCGCGGCATATTGTATGCACCTGACTACGTGATCAATGCCGGTGGGCTGATCTATGTGGCACTCACCCACCGTGGCGAAGACCAGCGCACCATTACTGCGCACCTGGCGCGAATCCCTTCACGGCTGACCGAAGTGTTTGGCCATGCGCAGGCGGAGAAGCGTTCGCCGGCAAGGGTGGCGCAGATGTTGGCGGAGCGGTTGTTGTATGGCTGA
- the hmgA gene encoding homogentisate 1,2-dioxygenase, translating into MNRDTSPDLHYLSGFGNEFASEALPGALPVGQNSPQKAPYGLYAELLSGTAFTMARSELRRTWLYRIRPSALHPRFERLARQPLGGPLGGINPNRLRWSPQPIPAEPTDFIEGWLPMAANAGAEKPAGVSIYIYRANRSMERVFFNADGELLLVPEQGRLRIATELGVMEVEPLEIAVIPRGMKFRVELLDGQARGYIAENHGAPLRLPDLGPIGSNGLANPRDFLTPVAHYEEAEGPVQLVQKFLGEHWACELQHSPLDVVAWHGSNVPYKYDLRRFNTIGTVSFDHPDPSIFTVLTSPTSVHGMANMDFVIFPPRWMVAENTFRPPWFHRNLMNEFMGLINGAYDAKAEGFLPGGASLHGVMSAHGPDAETCEKAIAADLAPHKIDNTMAFMFETSQVLRPSLQALECPQLQADYDSCWATLPSTFNPNRR; encoded by the coding sequence ATGAACCGCGACACGTCGCCCGACCTTCACTACCTGAGTGGCTTCGGCAACGAATTCGCCAGCGAAGCATTGCCCGGGGCGCTGCCTGTTGGGCAGAACTCCCCGCAGAAGGCCCCGTATGGCCTGTATGCCGAGCTGCTGTCGGGCACGGCGTTCACCATGGCCCGCAGCGAGCTGCGCCGTACCTGGCTGTACCGCATTCGCCCTTCTGCCTTGCACCCACGCTTCGAGCGCCTGGCGCGCCAGCCGCTCGGCGGGCCACTGGGTGGCATCAACCCCAACCGCCTGCGCTGGAGCCCGCAGCCGATTCCTGCTGAACCGACCGATTTCATCGAAGGTTGGCTGCCCATGGCTGCCAACGCCGGAGCGGAAAAACCGGCTGGCGTGAGCATCTACATCTACCGCGCCAACCGGTCCATGGAACGGGTGTTCTTCAACGCAGACGGTGAGCTGCTACTGGTGCCGGAACAGGGCCGCCTGCGTATCGCCACCGAGCTGGGCGTGATGGAGGTCGAACCGTTGGAAATTGCGGTGATCCCACGTGGCATGAAGTTCCGCGTCGAACTGCTCGACGGCCAGGCCCGTGGCTACATCGCGGAAAACCACGGTGCGCCGCTGCGTCTGCCGGACCTGGGCCCGATCGGCAGCAACGGCCTGGCCAACCCCCGCGACTTCCTCACGCCTGTGGCCCACTACGAAGAAGCCGAAGGCCCGGTGCAACTGGTACAGAAGTTCCTGGGTGAGCACTGGGCCTGCGAGCTGCAGCACTCGCCACTGGACGTTGTGGCCTGGCATGGCAGCAACGTGCCGTACAAGTATGACCTGCGCCGCTTCAACACCATCGGCACGGTCAGCTTCGACCACCCGGACCCCTCGATCTTCACCGTGCTCACCTCGCCAACCAGCGTGCATGGCATGGCCAACATGGACTTCGTGATTTTCCCGCCACGCTGGATGGTGGCCGAGAACACCTTCCGTCCGCCATGGTTCCACCGCAACCTGATGAACGAGTTCATGGGCCTGATCAATGGCGCCTACGACGCCAAGGCCGAGGGCTTCCTGCCGGGTGGTGCCTCGTTGCACGGGGTGATGAGTGCCCATGGCCCCGACGCCGAAACCTGTGAAAAGGCCATTGCCGCTGACCTGGCGCCACACAAGATCGACAACACCATGGCCTTCATGTTCGAGACCAGCCAAGTGTTGCGCCCGAGCCTGCAAGCCCTTGAATGCCCGCAATTGCAGGCCGACTACGATAGTTGCTGGGCGACTTTGCCGAGCACCTTCAACCCGAACCGGAGATAA
- a CDS encoding flavodoxin — protein sequence MKVAIISGSVYGTAEEVARHAESLLKAAGFEAWHAARATLQDLQGFAPDALLAVTSTTGMGELPDNLMPLYSTLRDTLPAAWRGLPGAVIALGDSSYGDTYCGGGEQMRELFAELGVREVQPMLRLDASETVTPEADAEPWLAELASALNA from the coding sequence ATGAAAGTCGCCATTATTTCCGGCTCGGTCTATGGCACCGCCGAAGAAGTCGCCCGTCATGCTGAATCGCTGCTCAAGGCGGCGGGGTTCGAGGCCTGGCATGCTGCGCGTGCCACCCTTCAGGATCTTCAGGGCTTTGCCCCCGACGCCTTGCTGGCCGTGACCTCTACCACCGGCATGGGTGAGTTGCCGGACAACCTCATGCCGCTGTACAGCACCCTTCGTGACACACTGCCTGCGGCCTGGCGCGGCCTGCCTGGCGCGGTGATCGCCTTGGGCGACTCCAGCTACGGCGATACCTATTGCGGGGGTGGCGAGCAGATGCGTGAGCTGTTCGCCGAACTGGGCGTACGCGAAGTGCAGCCAATGCTGCGCCTGGATGCGAGCGAGACGGTGACCCCGGAGGCGGATGCCGAGCCTTGGCTGGCTGAGTTGGCGAGCGCACTGAACGCCTGA
- a CDS encoding YebG family protein: protein MAVEVVYRSSRDPERLFMDKAEADRHDKMLELAERLAEVLHKAVPSLTEQQVEEAGIYMAKNRDVFARAFKSQPDALAELLEGTAAE, encoded by the coding sequence ATGGCCGTCGAAGTGGTGTACCGCAGCAGCCGCGACCCGGAGCGCTTGTTCATGGATAAGGCCGAAGCAGACCGTCACGACAAGATGCTCGAACTGGCCGAGCGCCTGGCCGAAGTGCTGCACAAGGCGGTGCCGTCGCTGACCGAGCAGCAGGTCGAGGAAGCCGGTATCTACATGGCGAAGAACCGCGATGTGTTCGCCCGGGCGTTCAAAAGCCAGCCGGATGCGCTGGCCGAATTGCTTGAGGGTACTGCTGCCGAGTGA